A part of Sulfurimonas sp. HSL-1716 genomic DNA contains:
- a CDS encoding glycosyl transferase: protein MNFRKYVHAVGTGVKGNRDLSFEEAEDMMRQMLDQSVHTEQIAAFLLGWRLKPETTTEFRGAIKACDSYITPVKIQNSIELGYPFDGKANNPYIFPLVARVLQDAGLSLVVMGDDLQPAKHGITTKEICTHLELNANCHFFDRKDFFKELHNLTEVRMRLGLRTGFNTIEKLPRVAGSEYAITGVFHKPYVKKYIEVFSDRYERFALIQGNEGTPELFSKGRLWIANGEGAEEFIIDPEHYGIRYQKSWECISLEESLEQVNNPSAEFLKLAKLNAAIYLFVAQKAKSIDDAFEMLNG from the coding sequence ATGAATTTTCGAAAATACGTACATGCGGTAGGTACGGGAGTAAAAGGAAACAGAGATTTAAGCTTCGAAGAAGCCGAAGATATGATGCGTCAGATGTTGGATCAAAGCGTTCACACGGAGCAGATCGCGGCATTTTTGCTGGGGTGGAGACTTAAACCGGAAACCACGACGGAGTTTCGAGGAGCTATCAAAGCATGTGATTCATATATCACGCCCGTTAAGATTCAAAACTCGATCGAGCTTGGCTATCCTTTTGACGGCAAAGCAAATAATCCCTATATTTTTCCTCTTGTTGCCCGTGTGCTTCAAGATGCGGGTCTTAGTCTTGTGGTCATGGGTGACGATCTGCAGCCGGCAAAACACGGCATCACTACAAAAGAGATATGTACGCATCTTGAGCTGAACGCCAACTGCCATTTTTTCGACAGAAAAGATTTTTTCAAAGAGCTTCATAATCTGACGGAAGTGCGTATGCGGCTCGGACTTCGTACGGGTTTTAACACGATAGAAAAGCTTCCTCGTGTCGCGGGCAGCGAGTACGCGATAACAGGCGTCTTTCACAAACCCTATGTCAAAAAATATATCGAAGTTTTTTCGGACCGTTATGAGAGATTTGCCTTGATCCAAGGGAATGAGGGAACACCGGAACTTTTCAGTAAAGGCAGACTGTGGATCGCCAACGGTGAAGGTGCAGAAGAGTTTATCATCGATCCGGAGCACTACGGGATACGCTATCAGAAATCATGGGAGTGTATTTCGCTCGAAGAATCCTTGGAACAGGTAAATAACCCTTCTGCGGAGTTTTTGAAACTTGCAAAATTAAATGCTGCTATCTATCTTTTCGTCGCACAAAAAGCCAAGAGCATCGACGACGCTTTTGAAATGCTAAATGGATAA
- a CDS encoding MFS transporter, giving the protein MDKRSNHIRNVLHGFFLSIGTTIAEPSTILPLILNAFGGGALLVGFFSAFLRGGAIIVQMFAAFQSQNYARMLPYLRRVFFIRFLAWFGIGVSILLFGTSHPNITLLCIGTGLFIFSFSAGFGAIYFKDILAKIFTHKFRGRSMAYRQFFTALGGLVSGSLAAVILDLFQPPLSYGYLFMISAFFMGFGYLAFATVDEPEKIEMAPRENSFKKFLYSALETLKADKDLQIQVTTFLLAYGYLMALPFIILDAKSKIELSASAIGILITTQMVGAMLSNFLWGKLTGSGKNRHTAGIAIGMHLIAVLTAFFATTLYEYMLIFFLIGAAADGNRIASGNLILILAPPQKRSIYVALQINIVSFGMFFSILGGLIVHISSYKILYGITAAVLTAAFLTSLRLKDEREKQHESDTIVT; this is encoded by the coding sequence ATGGATAAACGCTCCAACCATATAAGAAATGTCCTTCACGGGTTTTTTCTCTCTATCGGAACGACGATCGCCGAACCTTCGACCATCCTGCCGCTGATCTTGAACGCTTTTGGCGGAGGAGCACTGCTGGTCGGCTTTTTTTCCGCCTTTCTTCGCGGAGGTGCTATCATCGTGCAGATGTTTGCGGCTTTTCAGTCACAGAACTATGCAAGGATGCTTCCCTATCTGAGACGCGTTTTTTTCATACGTTTTCTTGCCTGGTTCGGGATCGGCGTGTCGATACTTCTCTTTGGAACATCCCATCCGAACATAACACTTTTGTGCATCGGAACGGGACTGTTCATCTTTTCTTTCAGTGCAGGGTTTGGAGCGATCTACTTTAAAGATATACTTGCAAAGATATTTACGCATAAATTTCGCGGCAGAAGCATGGCATACAGACAGTTTTTTACCGCTTTGGGAGGATTGGTGAGCGGTTCTCTTGCGGCGGTCATTCTCGATCTTTTTCAACCGCCTTTGAGCTACGGCTATCTTTTCATGATCAGTGCATTTTTCATGGGGTTCGGATATCTGGCTTTTGCAACGGTGGACGAACCCGAAAAAATCGAAATGGCGCCCAGAGAAAACTCTTTCAAAAAGTTCTTATACAGTGCGCTTGAAACACTCAAAGCCGATAAAGATCTGCAGATCCAGGTCACGACGTTTTTGCTTGCGTACGGCTATCTTATGGCGCTGCCTTTTATCATACTCGATGCCAAGAGCAAAATTGAGTTGAGCGCATCGGCCATAGGCATCCTTATAACCACGCAGATGGTCGGGGCGATGCTCAGTAATTTTTTGTGGGGAAAACTGACGGGCAGCGGCAAGAACAGGCATACGGCCGGCATCGCCATCGGCATGCATCTCATTGCCGTTTTGACGGCATTCTTTGCAACAACGCTTTATGAATATATGCTGATCTTTTTCTTGATAGGAGCGGCGGCGGACGGAAACCGCATCGCTTCGGGAAACCTCATACTTATTTTGGCGCCGCCGCAAAAGCGTTCTATATACGTAGCGTTACAAATCAACATAGTTTCATTTGGAATGTTTTTTTCTATTTTAGGCGGATTGATCGTTCATATAAGCAGTTATAAAATACTTTACGGTATCACTGCAGCGGTTCTGACAGCGGCTTTTTTGACATCTTTGAGACTAAAAGACGAGAGAGAAAAGCAGCATGAAAGTGACACAATAGTGACATGA
- a CDS encoding anaerobic ribonucleoside-triphosphate reductase activating protein, protein MSINKDNNLLNTKIVYDITKFTHLDFPDHLSCIIWFAGCNMRCDYCYNQAIVFAKNGSHSLDDVIEFLKTRIGLLDGVVLSGGEATDYDLAQFCTQIKALGFKIKLDTNGTNFQRLKTLCESSLIDYVALDYKAPEYKFQQVTKSSKYEEFSKSLHYLIESGIDFEARTTVHTDLIDEQDINAIIKDLKARGYNKKYYLQNFLDTGDNIGKITASKKKIDKNLLSDSIEIVFR, encoded by the coding sequence GTGAGCATAAACAAAGACAACAATTTATTGAACACTAAAATCGTCTACGATATTACAAAATTTACGCATCTCGATTTTCCCGATCACCTGTCATGTATAATATGGTTCGCGGGGTGTAACATGAGATGCGACTATTGCTACAACCAAGCGATAGTTTTTGCAAAAAACGGAAGTCACTCGTTAGACGACGTGATCGAATTCTTAAAGACCAGAATCGGTTTGCTTGACGGAGTAGTCCTCTCCGGCGGTGAAGCAACGGATTATGATCTTGCACAATTCTGTACTCAGATCAAAGCGCTCGGGTTTAAAATCAAGCTTGATACCAACGGCACCAATTTCCAACGCCTTAAAACTTTGTGTGAATCGAGTCTTATCGATTACGTGGCACTTGATTATAAAGCGCCGGAGTATAAGTTTCAGCAGGTAACCAAATCAAGCAAGTACGAAGAGTTTTCAAAAAGTCTGCATTATCTGATAGAAAGCGGTATCGACTTTGAAGCACGGACGACTGTTCATACCGACCTTATAGACGAACAGGATATAAACGCCATCATAAAAGATCTCAAGGCACGGGGATATAATAAAAAATATTATCTGCAAAACTTTCTGGATACGGGAGACAATATCGGAAAGATAACCGCTTCAAAGAAAAAAATCGATAAGAATCTGCTTTCAGACAGCATAGAAATAGTTTTCAGATAA
- a CDS encoding nitrite/sulfite reductase has translation MEADEKLNKYERYKMRKCPYDFFPEIRSLDFENISDADRYYLQDFGIFNADFLEGEFTIRIRVPGGRLTARQFQSIADIVAEHDLHIILTARAGMQIHGLYGDNVLEVFDQINALEITTWQSFGDNVRNIVTDIYDGVGEHCEIEAYPIIMQMQEKILKNPRYVGMLPRRISVGVSGNRANVVSLFANDLYFALAEKEGTLGFNVYMGGKNSEIAKDANIFLLKEEVPDFFAAFVETFFIHGLRKSRWKSRLFHLLEQIGMEQFKEYVQEEYAKPFEPAGKLLLQKEKFTQSQKLKDGTYAFCYQTDFARLDVKEITEIAKYATQHDAQIRFGIDQNIYLLGLKEKTLPLNSPKESATIVACAGSEYCPFSYWSIKNETVYLPLDKINEHRLQVGFSGCAKGCGRHQHSDIGLIGLRTNNFGAAEGGARIFLGAEHSGGHSVGRMIFSMVPLEHLHSLLTLIIQMYEQSGYKDFEEYAGGVLNTYSEDFIALWLLANTQTGRAVDLKANSKIAAANEEERFKYEKDLLHENFAGVDFLELIEDNFKSVVSTVSKKLWTIEE, from the coding sequence ATGGAAGCAGATGAGAAATTAAATAAATATGAACGTTATAAGATGCGAAAGTGCCCTTATGACTTCTTTCCCGAAATTAGGTCTCTTGATTTTGAGAACATATCAGATGCCGACAGATATTATCTGCAGGACTTCGGTATTTTCAACGCCGACTTTTTAGAAGGCGAGTTTACCATAAGGATCCGTGTCCCCGGAGGCAGATTGACCGCACGGCAATTTCAAAGCATAGCCGATATCGTCGCAGAGCATGATCTTCATATCATATTGACCGCGCGGGCGGGAATGCAGATCCATGGACTGTATGGGGATAACGTTTTGGAGGTCTTTGATCAGATCAACGCCCTTGAGATCACGACGTGGCAGAGTTTCGGCGACAATGTGCGTAATATAGTAACCGATATCTACGACGGTGTCGGAGAGCATTGCGAGATAGAGGCATACCCGATAATCATGCAGATGCAGGAAAAAATCTTGAAAAACCCGCGTTACGTCGGGATGCTTCCCCGCCGCATCTCGGTCGGGGTATCGGGGAACCGTGCCAATGTAGTATCACTGTTCGCAAACGATCTTTATTTTGCTTTGGCGGAGAAAGAGGGCACGTTGGGCTTCAATGTCTATATGGGAGGCAAAAACTCGGAGATCGCCAAAGATGCGAACATCTTTTTATTAAAAGAGGAGGTTCCTGATTTTTTTGCCGCGTTCGTAGAAACCTTCTTTATACATGGTCTGCGTAAATCGCGTTGGAAAAGCCGTTTGTTCCATCTGCTTGAGCAGATCGGTATGGAGCAGTTCAAAGAGTATGTTCAAGAGGAGTATGCAAAGCCGTTCGAACCTGCGGGCAAACTGCTGCTGCAAAAAGAGAAGTTTACACAAAGCCAAAAGCTAAAAGACGGAACATACGCTTTTTGCTATCAGACGGACTTTGCGCGGCTTGATGTAAAAGAGATAACCGAGATAGCCAAATATGCTACACAGCATGATGCCCAGATCCGCTTCGGGATTGATCAGAACATATACCTGCTTGGACTGAAAGAGAAAACTCTGCCTTTGAACTCTCCAAAAGAGAGTGCGACGATAGTCGCATGTGCGGGCAGTGAGTATTGCCCTTTCTCATACTGGAGCATCAAGAACGAGACGGTATACCTTCCTCTGGACAAGATCAATGAGCATAGACTGCAGGTCGGATTTTCAGGATGTGCCAAAGGATGCGGAAGACATCAGCATTCTGATATCGGGCTTATCGGACTGAGAACAAATAACTTCGGAGCTGCAGAAGGCGGGGCGAGAATATTTTTAGGAGCAGAACATTCAGGAGGACACTCCGTGGGAAGGATGATCTTCTCTATGGTTCCTCTTGAGCATCTTCATTCACTGCTTACACTTATTATACAAATGTACGAGCAGAGCGGATACAAAGATTTTGAAGAGTATGCAGGCGGGGTATTAAATACCTACTCCGAAGATTTTATCGCTTTATGGCTGCTGGCAAACACTCAGACAGGCAGAGCAGTCGATCTCAAAGCAAACAGTAAGATAGCTGCAGCCAATGAAGAAGAGAGATTCAAATATGAAAAAGATCTGCTTCATGAAAATTTTGCGGGAGTAGACTTTTTAGAACTTATAGAAGACAACTTTAAAAGTGTAGTTTCAACAGTCAGTAAAAAGCTGTGGACTATCGAGGAATAA